The following are from one region of the Lepeophtheirus salmonis chromosome 8, UVic_Lsal_1.4, whole genome shotgun sequence genome:
- the LOC121123078 gene encoding uncharacterized protein yields the protein MALNRIIFLVSILTQQVFGRTCPGFPGYCSESFPGQTCVVVCSRGRNNVPLCQEDGTWTDIPRCIEHEPGVDEQIPGICPGISGYCSEAFLGQRCQFKCSYGGDIDSICSPDGTWDPYPKCLGDIRESQDGCDPCPGPVGRSRNRTLEAIYRINDEGKSQRSLEEKDNRRPVPTFSGTQRIGPLAREEHGTLFRSTQVESRNIEIRPHSTSVQPRPPPPPSNNEDFPIFSSPRQVPPTKFMDSSFPLFSSSFSEQRESSTVPMQRDNPIFPPQQIVTDVKVNVPQGPHFSEPRRNGPPIRPIFENLENSFLRDSQAPPPSSPLIPSASELRPTRFIFKNGKIVPVHEIGEFEKISTTTKTPVASSELRSTRFIFKKGRIVAVNENGELEPVSTSSESPVSPPCLSRQSITKSSIFSK from the exons ATGGCGTtgaatagaattatatttttagtatcaa TACTAACACAACAAGTATTTGGTAGAACCTGCCCAGGATTTCCCGGATATTGTTCAGAATCATTTCCTGGTCAAACGTGTGTCGTCGTTTGCTCAAGAGGAAGGAATAATGTTCCGCTTTGTCAA GAAGATGGAACCTGGACGGATATTCCTCGCTGTATAGAA CATGAGCCTGGTGTTGATGAGCAAATCCCTGGGATCTGTCCGGGAATATCTGGTTACTGTAGTGAGGCTTTTCTAGGTCAGAGATGTCAATTTAAATGCTCTTATGGCGGAGACATTGATTCTATCTGTTCTCCTGATGGTACGTGGGACCCTTATCCAAAGTGTCTTGGAGACATCCGTGAATCACAAGATGGTTGCGATCCATGTCCAGGTCCTGTTGGGCGATCTCGTAACCGTACTCTTGAagctatttatagaataaaCGATGAAGGTAAATCTCAACGAAGTTTAGAAGAAAAGGACAATAGGCGTCCAGTTCCTACATTTTCTGGAACTCAAAGAATCGGCCCACTCGCTAGAGAAGAACATGGGACTCTATTTCGATCAACTCAAGTTGAGTCTCGTAATATTGAAATAAGACCTCATTCAACAAGTGTCCAGCCACGACCTCCTCCTCCTCCATCAAACAATGAggattttcccattttttcatCACCAAGACAAGTTCCTCCAACTAAATTTATGGATTCAAGTTTTCCATTATTTTCGTCTTCGTTTTCAGAGCAAAGGGAAAGTTCAACTGTTCCTATGCAACGAGACAATCCTATTTTCCCTCCTCAACAAATCGTAACTGATGTAAAAGTGAATGTGCCTCAAGGCCCACACTTCAGTGAGCCCAGACGAAATGGTCCACCAATTAGACCTATTTTTGAGAAccttgaaaatagttttttaagagATTCACAAGCCCCACCTCCGTCTTCTCCACTCATCCCTTCCGCATCTGAATTAAGACCAACACGATTCATCTTCAAAAACGGAAAGATAGTACCCGTGCATGAAATTGGGGAATTCGAAAAAATATCGACTACCACAAAAACTCCGGTTGCATCCTCTGAATTAAGATCAACACGATTCATCTTCAAAAAGGGAAGAATAGTAGCAGTGAATGAAAATGGAGAACTCGAACCAGTTTCAACTTCCTCAGAATCCCCAGTTTCACCCCCCTGTCTTTCAAGACAATCGATTACCAAGAGCTCAATCTTCTCTAAATGA